The following are from one region of the Paenibacillus sp. JZ16 genome:
- a CDS encoding DinB family protein: protein MAHANDVLMNQLLANANDPSWHIPFQQSVEHLTEDEAFWTPANDSHSIVEIIQHLLYWNETWQTRYRESRVDAVPSIGDNHKSFIIPDNATFAELRDRLLEVLLQWQELLSAAKLEQEVNGFPVPAKWWEIVGNAATHNAYHIGQIAYIRKLQKSCTPLEW, encoded by the coding sequence ATGGCGCATGCAAATGATGTTCTAATGAATCAACTGTTAGCGAACGCAAATGATCCCAGCTGGCATATCCCGTTCCAGCAATCCGTGGAACATTTGACCGAGGATGAAGCGTTCTGGACACCTGCCAACGATAGTCACAGCATTGTCGAGATCATACAGCATCTGCTGTATTGGAATGAAACGTGGCAGACGCGGTACCGCGAATCGCGGGTCGATGCCGTTCCTTCTATTGGAGACAACCATAAAAGCTTTATCATTCCGGATAACGCAACCTTCGCCGAGCTAAGAGACCGATTGCTTGAGGTTTTGCTGCAATGGCAGGAGCTGTTGTCAGCGGCCAAGCTGGAGCAGGAAGTGAATGGATTCCCGGTACCGGCCAAGTGGTGGGAGATTGTGGGCAATGCTGCTACGCACAATGCCTATCATATCGGTCAGATTGCGTATATCCGCAAGCTGCAGAAGAGCTGTACCCCCTTAGAATGGTAA